The following are encoded together in the Leptidea sinapis chromosome 29, ilLepSina1.1, whole genome shotgun sequence genome:
- the LOC126973625 gene encoding uncharacterized protein LOC126973625, translated as MDEKNYLKLLSLITPLIQRQDTVMRKAISAHERLSVTLRFLATGRTYECLKYSAIISPQALGRIIPETCDAIYEALKDDYLQFPDSSDKWKETAQLFEERWNFPHCLGAIDGKHIDIVPPADSGSYFYNYKGRHSMVLMAIVDAKYRFLLADFGTNGRVSDGGVLQNTTFFEKLQMKHLNLPNSEPIQHSSRCLPYVFVADDAFPLRPDMMKPYRQADLSSYEKKIFNYGLSRARRIVENAFGILASRFRIYHTQINLEPNNIEKVVMATCVLHNFLMEHTPNSYAPPRCFYQENGTVVTTGYDATRSNVENLQVQNRGNVLNDAKKVRLEYQTYFVNEGKVPWQDSFIEM; from the exons atggatgaaaaaaattatttgaaactaTTATCATTGATTACTCCGTTAATACAAAGACAAGATACTGTTATGAGGAAAGCAATATCAGCACATGAGAGACTATCAGTAACATTAAGATTTCTTGCAACAGGAAGAACATACGAGTGTCTTAAATATTCTGCTATTATATCACCTCAGGCTTTGGGCCGAATAATACCAGAAACATGCGATGCTATTTATGAAGCACTGAAAGACGACTATTTACAG tttccaGATTCATCGGATAAATGGAAGGAAACCGCACAACTTTTTGAAGAGAGATGGAATTTTCCTCACTGCTTGGGTGCCATAGATGGAAAACACATAGACATAGTGCCACCTGCTGATAGTGGATCTTATTTCTACAACTACAAAGGACGACATAGCATGGTTCTTATGGCAATAGTTGATGCCAAATACCGATTTCTATTAGCAGATTTTGGTACAAATGGAAGAGTTTCCGACGGAGGTGTTTTGCAGAATACAACGTTTTTTGAAAAGTTacaaatgaaacatttaaatcttCCAAACTCCGAACCGATTCAACACAGTTCAAGGTGTTTGCCATATGTATTTGTTGCTGATGACGCATTCCCGTTGAGACCTGACATGATGAAACCATATCGTCAAGCGGATTTGAGCAgctacgaaaaaaaaatttttaattatggaTTATCTCGCGCAAGAAGAATAGTTGAAAACGCTTTTGGCATACTAGCATCAAGATTTCGCATTTACCATACTCAGATCAATTTAGAACCAAACAATATAGAAAAAGTGGTAATGGCTACATGTGTTTTGCACAACTTTCTAATGGAGCACACTCCTAATTCATATGCACCTCCAAGATGTTTTTATCAAGAAAATGGAACTGTTGTTACCACGGGCTACGATGCCACACGTTCAAACGTAGAAAATTTACAAGTACAAAATCGAGGAAATGTCCTGAATGATGCAAAAAAAGTCAGACTAGAATACCAAACTTACTTTGTCAATGAAGGCAAAGTACCTTGGCAGGatagttttattgaaatgtga